The following coding sequences are from one Humulus lupulus chromosome X, drHumLupu1.1, whole genome shotgun sequence window:
- the LOC133806440 gene encoding uncharacterized protein LOC133806440, whose amino-acid sequence MDSENVFDIYSAPEALEAPLSKKRKSKRHPGESSNAPLAKKTRTAGPPTDGPSTNVSPTPSPLEQQTPPAPVGSTPSPPAPIDQTQQDAPASTRGDILSSTLRLVKDRVAKILKHKRCREPMAGMKTMDVDQILTRALNEFANFEAVLEEKNKLAEELKEKQTALDKVVEQRDKFKESNHINYSEAKKLEEDLTVSRQETATLEGRIKKLEKANASNLESFYF is encoded by the exons ATGGACTCCGAGAATGTGTTCGACATATACAGTGCCCCCGAGGCTCTTGAAGCTCCCTTGAGCAAGAAGAGAAAAAGCAAGCGGCATCCCGGGGAAAGCAGTAACGCGCCTCTGGCCAAGAAAACCCGTACTGCAGGCCCTCCGACAGACGGACCTTCAACAAATGTATCTCCAACTCCTTCTCCTCTCGAGCAGCAAACTCCCCCTGCTCCTGTTGGGTCGACACCTTCTCCACCGGCCCCAATCGACCAGACTCAGCAGGATGCTCCTGCTTCCACAAGGGGCGACATATTGAGTAGCACCTTAAGATTGGTCAAAGACAGGGTggccaaaattttgaagcacAAACGTTGCCGAGAGCCGATGGCTGGGATGAAGacgatggacgtcgaccagatcttaacccGCGCATTAAATGAGTTTGCCAAt TTTGAAGCAGTGCTTGAGGAGAAGAACAAACTAGCTGAGGAGTTAAAGGAGAAGCAAACTGCTCTGGATAAGGTCGTCGAGCAAAGAGAcaagttcaaggagtctaaccacATCAACTACAgcgaggctaaaaagctcgaggagGACTTGACCGTGAGCAGACAGGAGACCGCAACATTGGAGGGCCGGATCAAGAAGCTTGAAAAAGCTaatgccagcaatttggaaag cttttacttttaa